The Nitrospira sp. genome contains a region encoding:
- the ureC gene encoding urease subunit alpha gives MPRKQYADLFGPTVGDRVRLADTELLIEIEKDFTSYGDEAVFGGGKVIRDGMGQSTRATSASGALDTVITNAMILDYWGIVKADIGIKDGRIAGIGKSGNSDLMPNVTNGMEIGPGTEVISGEGCIVTAGGVETHIHYICPQQYWEALSAGITTMIGGGTGPATGTNATTCTPGPWNLHRMLEASDGIPMNLGFLGKGNASQADGLNEQIEAGAIGLKLHEDWGTTPAAIDTCLSVADRYDVQVAIHTDTLNEAGFVEDTIKAFKGRTIHSFHTEGAGGGHAPDIIKVCGEPNVLPASTNPTMPFTVNTMDEHLDMLIVCHHLNSRVPEDVAFAESRIRRETIGAEDVLHDMGAISIMSSDSQAMGRLGEVIIRTWQTAHKMKVQRGHLAPSSEKDSPNHDNFRAKRYVAKYTINPALAHGIAQEVGSVEVGKIADLVIWKPAFFGVKPEMVLKSGFIAQAQMGDPNASIPTPEPIISRPMFGAFGRALASTSLTFLSQAAMDREIPKKLGLQKRVAAVKNCRNVKKRDLKLNDALPKVEVDPETYVVTADGVRLTCEPAIVLPMAQRYFLF, from the coding sequence CCACGAGCGCAAGTGGCGCCTTGGATACGGTCATCACGAATGCGATGATTCTCGATTATTGGGGTATTGTCAAAGCCGATATTGGGATCAAAGACGGACGTATCGCTGGGATCGGGAAATCCGGCAACTCGGACCTCATGCCGAACGTCACGAATGGCATGGAAATAGGTCCAGGCACCGAAGTCATATCGGGAGAGGGATGCATCGTGACGGCGGGTGGTGTGGAGACCCATATCCATTATATCTGCCCTCAACAATACTGGGAGGCGCTCTCCGCCGGTATCACGACCATGATCGGTGGCGGAACAGGTCCTGCCACAGGCACCAATGCGACGACGTGTACACCAGGACCTTGGAACCTCCATCGAATGCTGGAAGCCTCGGATGGGATTCCGATGAATCTGGGTTTCCTGGGGAAGGGCAATGCGTCACAGGCCGATGGGTTGAATGAACAAATCGAGGCGGGGGCGATCGGCCTGAAACTACATGAAGACTGGGGTACCACACCGGCTGCGATCGATACCTGCTTGAGCGTCGCGGACCGTTATGATGTGCAGGTTGCGATTCACACGGATACGCTGAACGAAGCTGGATTCGTCGAAGACACAATCAAAGCATTCAAGGGTCGGACCATTCACTCGTTCCATACCGAAGGTGCCGGTGGCGGCCATGCGCCCGACATCATCAAGGTATGTGGAGAGCCGAACGTCCTGCCGGCTTCCACCAATCCAACGATGCCGTTTACCGTGAATACGATGGACGAGCATCTAGACATGCTCATTGTCTGCCACCATCTGAACAGCCGTGTGCCCGAGGATGTGGCCTTTGCCGAGTCGCGCATCCGGAGAGAAACAATCGGAGCAGAAGATGTCCTGCATGATATGGGCGCCATCAGCATCATGTCGTCCGACTCGCAGGCGATGGGACGTCTCGGTGAAGTGATCATACGAACCTGGCAGACGGCTCATAAGATGAAGGTCCAACGGGGGCATCTCGCACCGTCGAGTGAAAAGGATTCGCCCAATCATGACAATTTCAGGGCGAAGCGCTACGTCGCCAAATACACGATCAATCCCGCTCTGGCGCATGGGATCGCCCAGGAGGTTGGATCGGTGGAAGTCGGCAAGATCGCCGACCTGGTGATTTGGAAGCCGGCGTTCTTTGGCGTGAAACCCGAGATGGTGTTGAAAAGTGGCTTCATTGCGCAGGCGCAGATGGGGGATCCCAACGCGTCCATCCCCACGCCAGAACCGATCATCAGCCGGCCGATGTTCGGCGCGTTTGGGCGGGCGCTCGCGAGCACCAGCCTCACGTTCCTGTCGCAAGCCGCAATGGATCGCGAGATCCCGAAGAAGCTGGGATTGCAGAAGCGCGTGGCCGCGGTGAAGAATTGCCGAAACGTGAAGAAGCGCGATCTCAAATTGAACGATGCACTGCCGAAAGTTGAAGTCGATCCGGAGACCTATGTGGTGACCGCGGACGGTGTCCGCCTCACCTGTGAACCGGCAATCGTACTCCCGATGGCGCAGCGGTACTTCCTGTTCTAG
- a CDS encoding PCP reductase family protein: MLTCGCGRWMHTEGIEERMSGGMSQWFVRSECRGCGLKVGVDVLEGQTQGLVDRVIWTDEALHRLERMQPYVATLVRDAVNVGVRARGLQVVTDETVRNPSIGERVEWEPDAAQRLERVPAPVRAMARIELERTAADRGLSRVTVSLMEEIKAKYFGMGAQKG; this comes from the coding sequence ATGTTGACCTGCGGGTGTGGCCGCTGGATGCATACCGAAGGGATCGAGGAACGGATGAGCGGCGGGATGTCCCAGTGGTTTGTCCGATCGGAATGTCGAGGCTGTGGCCTGAAAGTCGGTGTTGATGTGCTGGAAGGCCAGACGCAGGGACTTGTTGACCGCGTGATCTGGACTGATGAAGCCTTGCATCGGTTGGAGCGTATGCAGCCCTACGTCGCAACCCTCGTTCGGGACGCGGTGAACGTCGGCGTTCGCGCTCGCGGTCTTCAAGTAGTCACCGATGAAACGGTACGGAATCCTTCCATAGGGGAGCGGGTGGAGTGGGAACCTGACGCAGCACAGCGCTTGGAAAGGGTGCCGGCGCCGGTTCGCGCAATGGCTCGGATCGAACTTGAGCGCACAGCGGCGGATCGTGGGCTATCTCGAGTCACGGTCTCCCTGATGGAAGAGATCAAAGCGAAGTATTTTGGGATGGGGGCTCAAAAAGGTTAG
- a CDS encoding SUMF1/EgtB/PvdO family nonheme iron enzyme, producing the protein MENKGVLVGSIIFVFASFILMIGLLAYESYKAKQMKQLALSVKSEARPTASNLPAQDFSMYKTKIGDEGREMVQIPEGPFTMGSNDGDPDEAPEHQVYLKGFFLDRKEVTQEEYVRFAKMTKRAMPRIEVFDDDQSKILKPDFAAMSVSWDEAAAYCKWAGKRLPTEAEWEKAGRGESKRKYPWGDKFVTNAANVDGSEDGYKYLAPPGSFDAGRSPYGLYDMTGNVAEWVEDSYDEHYYKKSPFRDPKGPENADLKVVRGGSWRETEHNARLSKRFAAKHWRTDVTIGIRCASDLDLAAAAQEP; encoded by the coding sequence GTGGAAAACAAGGGTGTCTTAGTCGGGTCCATCATTTTTGTGTTTGCATCGTTCATTCTCATGATCGGCCTGCTGGCCTATGAATCCTATAAGGCCAAGCAAATGAAACAGCTGGCTCTGTCGGTCAAGTCAGAAGCCCGACCGACAGCGAGTAACCTGCCTGCTCAGGATTTCTCGATGTACAAGACCAAAATAGGGGATGAAGGTCGGGAAATGGTACAGATCCCGGAAGGTCCCTTTACCATGGGAAGCAATGATGGTGATCCGGATGAGGCCCCGGAACATCAAGTCTACCTGAAGGGGTTCTTTCTGGATCGAAAGGAAGTGACACAAGAGGAATATGTGCGGTTCGCGAAGATGACCAAACGTGCGATGCCCAGAATCGAAGTGTTTGACGACGACCAGTCCAAGATCTTAAAACCGGACTTTGCGGCGATGAGTGTCTCCTGGGACGAAGCGGCGGCCTACTGCAAGTGGGCGGGCAAGCGACTTCCTACCGAAGCCGAGTGGGAAAAAGCCGGTCGTGGTGAGAGTAAGAGAAAATATCCATGGGGAGATAAGTTTGTCACCAATGCCGCCAATGTCGATGGCAGCGAAGACGGGTATAAATATCTGGCTCCACCCGGCTCATTCGATGCGGGACGAAGTCCTTACGGTCTCTATGACATGACCGGCAACGTCGCGGAGTGGGTGGAGGACTCTTACGACGAACACTACTACAAGAAATCTCCATTTCGTGATCCGAAGGGGCCGGAGAATGCGGATCTTAAAGTTGTGCGTGGAGGTTCATGGCGGGAGACCGAGCATAATGCGAGGCTGTCCAAACGATTTGCGGCTAAGCATTGGCGGACAGATGTCACGATCGGTATTCGATGCGCAAGCGATCTGGATCTGGCAGCGGCCGCTCAAGAGCCGTAG
- a CDS encoding cytochrome ubiquinol oxidase subunit I — translation MFGYSWLASDVSFAESSTDIYFGTDGAPEGPAAPAPDETTYPRIGSLDSRLVVWFVTQQHTYFGGFVLALPLFCALIEFLGLTTRKPALALRYDGLARDLAKVAVLAMSATAVIGSLMLTMFIMLYPSFMKYMGGTFKDFMPLYAAVFVGEALLLIIYYYSWNRMAERGMKWIHAAIGILTNIVGTALLMMANAWSAFMMSPAGVDAQGRFLGNVWHLLHSALWNPLNVHRFLADIMSGGAVVLAYACYRFFTSKTNEERAYFDWVGYVFLFVTVCALIPMPIAGYWLMKSVFVFRQTMGVTMMGGLLTWLFVVQALLIGVLFLGINYYLWQSMARIKGGERYQPYYQVLLAILMLALFIWLTPHTLLMSASEVKAMGGAQHPVIGNYGVMSAKNGAINILILVTALSFLYYRRANRTMTISWVRTGNTILTVLYVVGALNIVWLSIYGFYLPAKVRVGLSAPQAFTTLTVIAVGVVINRLMLRRALVHGPIQWGKITLRGMVGLFGLAASFSWVMGLMGYIRSSGRLSWHVSELMADVSPWAFTPDLQFAAKMVTLNMVVFWAAVLALFWMCQRGQQPVMGEEFRTEQAPLLSPVPSQET, via the coding sequence ATGTTTGGATACTCGTGGCTCGCATCCGATGTGTCTTTTGCGGAATCATCGACGGACATCTACTTTGGAACCGACGGAGCTCCCGAGGGACCGGCAGCGCCCGCACCTGATGAGACGACGTATCCGCGAATCGGCTCACTGGACAGTCGTCTGGTGGTGTGGTTCGTGACGCAGCAGCATACCTACTTCGGCGGGTTTGTACTCGCCCTTCCCTTGTTCTGTGCACTGATCGAGTTTCTCGGATTGACGACAAGAAAACCGGCTTTGGCTCTTCGCTACGACGGCCTCGCGAGGGACCTGGCGAAGGTGGCCGTCTTGGCCATGTCGGCGACGGCGGTCATCGGCAGTCTGATGCTGACGATGTTCATTATGCTCTATCCCAGTTTTATGAAATATATGGGCGGCACGTTCAAGGATTTCATGCCGCTCTACGCCGCCGTCTTTGTCGGGGAAGCGCTGCTGCTGATCATCTATTACTATAGTTGGAACCGGATGGCTGAGCGCGGCATGAAGTGGATTCATGCGGCGATCGGCATTCTGACGAACATCGTGGGAACTGCGTTGTTGATGATGGCAAACGCCTGGTCTGCCTTCATGATGTCCCCGGCCGGCGTCGATGCCCAGGGACGGTTCTTGGGAAATGTCTGGCATCTGTTGCACTCTGCTCTCTGGAATCCGTTGAACGTCCATCGTTTCCTCGCGGACATCATGTCCGGGGGAGCGGTCGTGCTGGCCTATGCCTGCTATCGATTTTTCACCAGCAAAACCAATGAGGAGCGGGCCTATTTTGACTGGGTCGGGTATGTCTTTCTATTTGTCACGGTCTGTGCGCTCATTCCCATGCCGATCGCCGGTTACTGGCTGATGAAATCGGTGTTCGTGTTTCGCCAGACCATGGGCGTGACGATGATGGGAGGATTGCTCACGTGGCTGTTTGTCGTCCAGGCCCTGTTGATCGGCGTCCTGTTCTTGGGAATCAACTACTATCTCTGGCAAAGTATGGCGCGGATCAAAGGGGGGGAACGCTATCAGCCGTATTACCAAGTCTTGTTGGCTATTCTGATGCTGGCGCTCTTTATTTGGCTGACGCCGCATACCTTGCTGATGTCTGCGAGTGAAGTGAAGGCGATGGGAGGCGCTCAGCATCCCGTGATCGGCAACTACGGAGTCATGTCGGCCAAGAACGGCGCCATCAATATTCTGATTCTCGTTACCGCGCTCAGCTTTTTGTACTACCGCCGAGCGAATCGAACAATGACCATCTCGTGGGTCAGAACCGGTAACACGATTCTCACGGTCCTGTATGTGGTGGGTGCGTTGAATATCGTGTGGTTATCAATCTATGGGTTCTATTTGCCGGCGAAAGTTCGTGTCGGTCTCTCTGCGCCACAAGCCTTCACGACGTTGACCGTGATTGCCGTCGGGGTGGTGATCAACCGTCTCATGCTCAGACGGGCTCTAGTGCATGGCCCGATTCAGTGGGGGAAAATTACGTTGCGTGGGATGGTCGGCTTGTTTGGGTTGGCGGCATCGTTCAGTTGGGTGATGGGCCTCATGGGCTACATCCGTTCCTCGGGCCGCTTGTCCTGGCACGTCAGTGAACTGATGGCCGATGTCTCGCCGTGGGCCTTTACGCCGGATCTCCAGTTCGCCGCAAAAATGGTGACATTAAACATGGTGGTATTTTGGGCGGCAGTCCTCGCATTGTTTTGGATGTGCCAGCGCGGGCAGCAGCCGGTGATGGGTGAAGAATTCCGAACGGAACAGGCTCCCTTACTCTCGCCGGTTCCGTCACAAGAAACATAA
- a CDS encoding urease accessory protein UreD translates to MGQLQLEYARRDDRTTLVGSHCTAPWHLLPPIYLGEDNTAYTLLVNPSGGLVGGDRLSIDLRLDARAHVVISAPSANRVYRSLGEVSVQDIHIHVGDGAILEWFPEHTIPFAGSRFRQTIHAEVAPGATIFLWDAIASGRIARGERWAFTDLENEIQITTASGSSLVERYVLDPATDLGRVGLADEWDYVASLYVVNDAVSSDVWKRLEGKVAGILDQNPGQVLGGVSTPAIPGIAIKLLTRTAPDLTQMLEALWAAVRQELWNLPPVSLRKY, encoded by the coding sequence GTGGGGCAACTTCAACTTGAGTATGCCAGACGTGACGACCGGACAACCCTTGTCGGTTCGCACTGTACGGCTCCCTGGCATCTGCTTCCTCCCATCTACCTCGGCGAGGACAACACAGCCTATACACTCCTGGTCAATCCATCGGGTGGTTTAGTCGGTGGTGATCGACTGTCCATCGATCTGAGATTGGATGCTCGCGCGCACGTCGTCATTTCCGCGCCTTCTGCCAATCGTGTCTACCGATCACTCGGCGAGGTGTCGGTTCAGGATATCCACATCCATGTTGGGGACGGTGCGATCTTGGAATGGTTCCCGGAACATACGATTCCGTTTGCCGGGTCACGATTTCGGCAGACGATTCATGCGGAGGTAGCGCCGGGTGCCACCATTTTCTTGTGGGATGCCATCGCGTCGGGACGAATTGCGCGAGGCGAACGATGGGCATTTACAGATCTGGAGAACGAGATCCAAATCACGACGGCGTCGGGAAGTTCGCTTGTGGAGCGCTACGTCCTCGATCCAGCGACGGACTTAGGTCGTGTTGGGCTTGCAGACGAATGGGATTATGTCGCCTCACTGTATGTCGTGAACGATGCGGTATCATCGGATGTCTGGAAACGATTGGAGGGGAAGGTGGCCGGCATACTTGACCAAAACCCTGGACAGGTATTGGGCGGAGTTTCAACGCCGGCTATTCCGGGTATCGCAATCAAGCTGCTGACTAGGACCGCCCCTGACCTCACTCAGATGCTCGAAGCACTATGGGCAGCCGTTCGCCAGGAGTTGTGGAATCTCCCGCCAGTATCTTTGCGAAAATATTAA
- a CDS encoding SUMF1/EgtB/PvdO family nonheme iron enzyme, translating into MLETKFKLIFLLVVLVCAAMPITAILRGTTLTPYEKPVSENVADVEPEQESVSGEEPIPEDMVTIPAGPFVRGTKDGGFDEQPPRTISLDTFSIDRYEVTNHQYQQFVTATGHRKPGLPSRYAKSGSRVRGVNQPAVYVSWDDAAEYCRWKGKRLPSEAEWEKAMRGTDGRLWPWGNIEQPQGANWARVQDGHEVSARVGTFQADKSPYGVMDGAGNVIEWVADWYNETYYKDSPEQNPPSPEHGTYRVLRGGGYTTTGGDIRITSRSKMMPDFRDETIGFRCAVSKTGTTEAGEKKS; encoded by the coding sequence ATGCTCGAAACCAAATTCAAATTGATCTTCTTGCTCGTGGTGCTGGTGTGTGCCGCTATGCCCATCACCGCAATTTTACGAGGCACCACCCTCACGCCGTATGAAAAGCCGGTGTCCGAAAACGTGGCCGACGTTGAACCGGAGCAGGAAAGTGTTTCTGGAGAGGAGCCTATTCCGGAGGACATGGTGACGATTCCGGCAGGGCCGTTCGTTCGCGGAACGAAGGATGGCGGATTCGATGAGCAACCCCCGCGCACTATTTCCCTCGACACCTTTTCGATCGATCGGTATGAAGTGACCAACCATCAGTATCAACAATTTGTGACGGCTACTGGCCATCGAAAGCCAGGATTACCCTCGCGCTATGCAAAGAGTGGCAGCAGAGTGCGTGGCGTCAACCAACCGGCTGTCTATGTCTCATGGGACGACGCTGCGGAATACTGTCGCTGGAAAGGCAAGCGGCTTCCGAGCGAAGCCGAGTGGGAAAAGGCTATGCGCGGTACGGACGGGAGGCTCTGGCCATGGGGAAACATAGAGCAGCCTCAGGGCGCCAATTGGGCGCGTGTGCAGGACGGTCACGAGGTATCTGCGCGTGTGGGAACTTTTCAGGCCGATAAGAGCCCCTATGGAGTCATGGATGGGGCCGGCAATGTCATCGAATGGGTAGCTGATTGGTACAATGAGACCTATTACAAGGATTCGCCGGAGCAGAACCCTCCAAGCCCTGAGCATGGCACCTATCGGGTACTCAGGGGGGGAGGGTATACGACGACCGGCGGTGATATCCGGATTACCAGCCGAAGCAAGATGATGCCGGATTTTCGGGATGAAACGATCGGATTTCGCTGCGCAGTTTCGAAGACGGGAACGACAGAAGCGGGAGAGAAAAAAAGCTGA
- a CDS encoding fatty acid desaturase translates to MIPAQSAIVLKRTYPLYITVLLFSLIAGSALIGVPAFGLVYGYTWLDWTMFGLLYIVTGLGITVGYHRLISHRSFMCSNWVKAGLLIAGGWALQNSALKWGADHIRHHAACDQDADPYNAQRGFWHSHCGWLFSDERYSDEKYATRLRQDPIIMWQHRYYAPIFLSGLALPFVVGFLYGGWVGGMSCFMLAGVGRTFAVLNSTFCINSVCHLWGSQPHSQADSSRNSWLVSLVTFGEGYHNYHHTYQSDYRNGPRWYNFDPSKWLIYTLSLLGLAWSLRTANAAEARASDLPTPSA, encoded by the coding sequence ATGATACCCGCACAGTCTGCCATCGTGCTCAAACGAACGTATCCCCTCTATATCACAGTGCTCCTGTTCAGTCTTATTGCCGGTAGCGCGCTCATAGGCGTTCCTGCTTTCGGCCTTGTCTATGGGTACACCTGGTTAGACTGGACCATGTTCGGACTGTTGTATATCGTCACCGGACTCGGCATTACGGTCGGCTACCATCGCCTGATCTCGCACAGGAGTTTCATGTGTTCCAATTGGGTCAAGGCTGGATTACTTATCGCCGGCGGATGGGCACTGCAAAACTCTGCCCTGAAATGGGGAGCGGATCACATCCGCCACCATGCCGCGTGCGATCAGGATGCCGATCCCTACAATGCGCAGCGAGGATTTTGGCACAGCCACTGTGGATGGCTTTTCTCCGACGAGCGCTACTCGGATGAGAAATACGCAACACGGCTCCGGCAAGATCCGATCATCATGTGGCAGCATCGGTACTACGCACCAATCTTCCTTTCGGGTTTGGCGCTTCCATTCGTCGTGGGCTTTCTCTACGGCGGGTGGGTCGGCGGGATGAGCTGTTTTATGTTGGCTGGAGTCGGTCGGACATTTGCCGTCCTCAACTCGACCTTTTGCATCAATTCCGTGTGCCATCTCTGGGGGAGCCAACCCCATAGCCAGGCGGATTCGAGTCGGAATAGCTGGCTAGTTTCGTTAGTCACGTTCGGCGAGGGGTATCACAACTATCACCACACATACCAAAGCGACTACCGAAACGGTCCTCGGTGGTATAACTTCGACCCCTCGAAATGGCTGATTTATACGCTCTCCCTACTCGGACTAGCCTGGTCGCTCCGCACCGCCAATGCTGCCGAAGCGAGGGCTTCAGATCTTCCAACCCCTTCGGCATAG
- the ureG gene encoding urease accessory protein UreG, which produces MHDQNHQHRHGDTKPTQARTKGIPVIGVGGPVGSGKTALVEALCQKLRDRVSLAAVTNDIFTKIDAEILTKREALPIDRILGVETGGCPHTAIREDASHNQEAINDLLRRHPDVELIFLESGGDNLAATFSPELVDYVIYVIDVAGGDKIPRKGGPGITRSDFLVINKKDLAPYVRADLSVMERDTLRMRGDLPFVFTNLLTGEGLDRVVSWVEQRISQRV; this is translated from the coding sequence ATGCACGATCAAAACCATCAGCACCGTCACGGTGACACGAAACCTACTCAGGCGAGAACCAAAGGCATTCCGGTCATCGGCGTCGGCGGTCCCGTGGGATCGGGGAAAACCGCATTAGTTGAAGCGCTTTGTCAGAAATTGCGTGATCGTGTCAGTCTAGCCGCGGTGACCAATGACATTTTTACCAAGATCGATGCCGAGATTCTGACGAAACGCGAAGCCTTGCCGATCGATCGTATTCTCGGCGTGGAAACTGGTGGCTGTCCCCACACGGCCATCCGAGAGGATGCGTCGCATAACCAAGAGGCCATCAATGATTTGCTGCGGAGACACCCTGATGTGGAACTGATCTTTCTTGAGAGCGGTGGAGACAATCTGGCCGCAACATTCAGCCCGGAGTTGGTGGACTATGTCATTTACGTGATTGATGTTGCGGGAGGGGACAAGATTCCACGCAAGGGAGGGCCCGGCATCACCCGGTCGGATTTTCTCGTCATCAACAAGAAGGATCTGGCCCCGTATGTTCGCGCTGACCTGTCAGTGATGGAGCGGGACACCCTGCGTATGCGGGGCGATCTTCCGTTTGTATTCACCAACTTACTGACCGGCGAGGGTCTCGATCGTGTTGTGAGTTGGGTGGAACAACGCATTTCTCAGCGCGTGTAA
- a CDS encoding DUF420 domain-containing protein yields the protein MDWLREPGFFGTHATTGADLSQLMATLFTTLFVIGWFQARKRKADAHHWLMLGGMVSMLSFFIAYYLFRQLGVLAFEGKEGFGGSQSLYDYVFIPVLTLHIILVIIGLVMAVYMIVLGFRSQQFVDGVRSLRESLLQTTWRKIGLIFGGITVVVLGLFYSRVATAGFSMRKLEVYLAFLLLVAFVFAIELTIQRIWPNGARRHRALGRFTMVIYCVLFVTGSFTYTMLYILYPGKIG from the coding sequence ATGGATTGGTTAAGAGAACCGGGGTTTTTCGGGACTCATGCAACAACCGGCGCGGACCTCAGCCAGTTGATGGCCACGTTATTCACCACCCTCTTTGTCATTGGATGGTTTCAAGCGCGCAAGCGAAAAGCCGATGCACACCACTGGTTGATGTTGGGCGGAATGGTCTCGATGCTCAGTTTCTTCATCGCCTACTATCTGTTCCGCCAGCTGGGTGTGTTGGCCTTCGAGGGTAAAGAAGGGTTCGGCGGTTCTCAATCGCTTTATGATTACGTCTTCATTCCGGTACTCACGCTCCATATCATTCTGGTCATCATTGGTCTGGTCATGGCGGTGTACATGATTGTGCTGGGCTTTCGTTCTCAACAGTTCGTCGATGGGGTCCGGTCTCTCCGAGAATCGCTCCTCCAAACGACTTGGCGGAAGATCGGCCTTATTTTCGGTGGAATCACCGTGGTGGTACTCGGATTATTTTACTCACGTGTGGCGACTGCAGGGTTTTCGATGCGGAAGCTGGAGGTGTACCTGGCGTTTCTCCTGTTAGTCGCGTTTGTCTTCGCGATTGAACTGACTATTCAGCGGATTTGGCCCAATGGAGCACGGCGTCATCGAGCGCTTGGCCGGTTCACAATGGTCATCTACTGCGTATTGTTCGTCACGGGGAGTTTCACCTACACCATGCTGTATATCCTGTACCCCGGTAAGATCGGCTAG
- a CDS encoding methyltransferase — translation MSRELSLAEVFQLGYYWETKILLTAVKLDVFSAIDTKPKTAQEIAGRISADVSTLGILLNALVAMKLLTKSVQLYGNSSTALTYLVRHSSQYVGHLLLLHDAEWNNWGQLEETIRTGRRAVDRHVFETDPELGSNVLTVLNRIGQQSGPDFARRLKLTGSERMLDLGGGAGTNAIAFCQVYPELNATVFDLPATLRVTEKTVKEAGLESRIRLLPGDFNADPLGGPYDIVLMSDILHYQTFQMNQGLVEKVFASLASDGRLVIKDRFLDESGAGPAWTTAFAVHILVNTQRGSCYRTDDAIQWLTAAGFVSVMELEKTAVVQGLKSREA, via the coding sequence GTGTCACGAGAACTCTCGCTGGCTGAAGTTTTCCAGCTTGGTTACTACTGGGAAACCAAGATCCTGCTGACGGCAGTGAAACTGGACGTCTTCTCCGCCATAGACACAAAACCGAAGACAGCCCAAGAGATCGCGGGACGTATCAGCGCAGATGTCTCAACGCTCGGTATTCTATTGAACGCGCTGGTGGCGATGAAGTTGTTGACCAAGAGCGTTCAACTGTACGGGAATTCTTCCACGGCACTGACGTACCTCGTTCGGCATTCGTCCCAATATGTCGGTCATCTTCTTCTCTTGCATGATGCGGAATGGAACAACTGGGGACAACTGGAGGAGACGATTCGAACGGGGCGACGGGCAGTCGATCGGCATGTCTTCGAGACCGATCCGGAGCTGGGAAGCAATGTGTTGACGGTGCTCAATCGCATTGGCCAACAAAGTGGACCTGATTTTGCCAGACGACTGAAGCTGACAGGGTCGGAGCGGATGTTGGATCTGGGCGGTGGCGCAGGAACCAACGCCATCGCCTTTTGTCAGGTGTATCCTGAATTGAACGCCACGGTCTTTGATCTTCCCGCGACACTCCGGGTGACTGAAAAAACTGTAAAGGAAGCCGGATTGGAATCGCGGATTCGGCTGCTGCCTGGTGATTTCAACGCAGATCCGCTCGGCGGCCCGTACGATATCGTTCTCATGTCCGATATCTTGCATTATCAAACCTTTCAGATGAATCAAGGGTTGGTTGAAAAAGTCTTTGCCTCCCTTGCGTCGGATGGGCGCCTGGTGATCAAGGATCGATTTCTGGACGAGTCCGGCGCGGGGCCGGCTTGGACGACTGCCTTTGCGGTCCACATACTCGTGAACACGCAGCGAGGCAGTTGTTACCGAACGGACGATGCGATTCAATGGTTGACTGCAGCCGGATTTGTATCCGTTATGGAGTTGGAAAAGACAGCGGTTGTGCAAGGTCTGAAATCTCGTGAAGCGTGA
- a CDS encoding DUF3047 domain-containing protein, producing MAYRASMRAAAVLGILAGILVWQVPVGAQGQVLVLEDFQAKEADGFPSQWDHENQRSQSKGREAYKVRSENGANFLSAKDAGQRIKKKKIDWDPKAYPILTWRWRLNKAATGNEPLAAVYASLDTDLLFIPVFTKYVWSGSKPDGTLTEGGMFSGSEIVVQAGTKEIGQWFEERVNVYEDFKRIHQHEPAAKAWGISIIAAPGVEIDFGPLIATPAK from the coding sequence ATGGCGTACCGTGCGTCGATGCGTGCAGCGGCAGTTCTTGGCATCCTAGCGGGCATACTTGTGTGGCAGGTTCCCGTCGGGGCTCAGGGGCAAGTGCTGGTGCTGGAAGATTTTCAAGCGAAGGAAGCAGATGGATTCCCTTCTCAGTGGGATCACGAAAATCAGCGAAGTCAATCGAAAGGTCGTGAAGCCTATAAAGTACGATCCGAGAACGGCGCCAATTTCTTATCGGCCAAGGATGCAGGTCAGCGCATTAAGAAAAAGAAAATCGATTGGGATCCTAAGGCCTATCCCATTCTGACCTGGCGCTGGCGTCTCAATAAGGCGGCGACTGGGAACGAGCCGCTTGCTGCGGTCTATGCGTCGTTGGATACCGATCTCCTCTTTATCCCGGTGTTCACGAAATATGTATGGAGCGGGTCGAAACCGGATGGCACGCTGACGGAAGGCGGCATGTTTAGCGGCTCCGAGATTGTTGTGCAGGCTGGGACGAAGGAGATCGGGCAGTGGTTTGAAGAGCGGGTGAATGTGTACGAAGACTTCAAGCGGATCCATCAGCATGAGCCCGCGGCGAAGGCATGGGGCATTTCCATCATCGCGGCACCTGGTGTCGAAATCGATTTTGGCCCATTAATTGCGACTCCGGCCAAGTAG